A stretch of DNA from Ranitomeya variabilis isolate aRanVar5 chromosome 1, aRanVar5.hap1, whole genome shotgun sequence:
gacagaggggagaggctggggaatagcggggggacaggtggattagttgggcagcagagattAGAATAGAATGGatgggtgcaagagtgctagaggggaggccatagagcaggaggttgcagtagtcaaggcgggaaatgatgagggcatggactagggtttttgcagattcttgattgagGAATGCACGgtttcgggaaatatttttgagttggagtcagcaggaagtgaaaagggcttggatatgtggtttcaaGGAAAGATCAATGTCAAGcataaccccgaggcagcaagcttgtgggactggggagagtgggcagccatttactttaattaataggtctgttgggggagtcaagtgagatggggaaagatgatgaattctgttttgtccatattaagttttagaaatctagcagagaagaaggatgaaatagcagacagacattgtggaggATCATAAATGCtgttaagtgttaaaaaaaaaaagataagactCTTCATTTGGTGAAGGGTTTATCGCAGATTGACACCTAGAATGTGAACGAGTCCTGTTTAATGTCCTAAAGCAGACCAAGGCTGCTTTGCATAAGCAAACATCAGAGCCCAGATATaggtccattaacccctttctgacctcggacggaatagtatgtccgaggtcagaagccccgctttgatgcgggctccggcggtgagcccgcatcaaaaccgggacatgtcagctgttttgaacagctgacatgtgcctgcaatagcggtgggtgaaattgcgattcacccgtagctattaactagttaaatgccgctgtcaaacgcagacagcggcatttaactaccgcttccggccgtgcggccggaaatgcgcgcatcgccgacccccgtcacatgatcgggggtcagcgatgcttctgcattgtaactatagaggtccttgagacctctatggttactgatccccgctagctgtgagcaccaccctgtggtcggcgctcatagcacacctgcatttctgctgcatagcagcgatctgatgattgctgctatgtagcagaggcgatcgagttgtgccagcttctatcctcccatggaggctattgaagcatggcaaaagtttaaaaaaaagtaaaaaaaaatgtgaaaaaaataaaaaaaatctaaaagtttaaatcacccccctttcgcccaattaaaaataaaacaataaaaaaaaaatcaaacctacacatatttgatatcgccgctttcagaatcgcccgatctatcaataaaaaaaagtattaacctgatcgctaaacagcgtagcgagaaaaaaatttgaaacgccagaattactttttttggtcgtcgcgacattgcattaaaatgcaataactggcgatcaaaagaatgtatctgcacataagtggtatcaataaaaacatcagcttggaacgcaaaaaataagccctcaatcaaccccagatcatgaaaaatggagacgctacgggtatcggaaaatggcgcaattttttttttatttagcaaagtttggatttttttttcaccacttagataaaacgtaacctagtcatgtttggtttctatgaactcataatgacctggagaatcataatggcaggtcagttttagcatttagtgaacctagcaaaaaaggcaaacaaaaaaacaagtgtgagattgcacttttttgcaatttcaccgcacttggaatatttttcccgttttctagtacacgacatggtaaaaccaatgatgtcgttcaaaagtacacctcgtccagcaaaaaaataagccctcacatggccatattgactgaaaaataaaaaagttatggctctgggaaggaggggagcgaaaaacgaacacggaaaaagggaaaatcccaaggtcatgaaggggttaagcttattGCAAGGTCCTCAGATGGAAATGCCTCCATTACCTCCTGGGTGTTGGAAATTGGTTGGTTTGCTgcagatagcatttcctgtgttatAGAGAACAGATCAATTGCTTCTTCACTTAGTGGGCGGAGACTTAAGCCCATTATCTACATAGAAGTTCTTCTCCACAGACGAGCATTAGATCCGTCCTCGCTCTCACCCTCCTGGACTGTCAGTCTCAGTCCATAGATTGCCACAGCAGATGAAGGGCTGCCTGTTGCCAAAAATATTTACCTTCATCCAGTGTTCTAAAAACTCATTGTGAATGACATTGTCCTTGTGCCacaggcagggctggttttaggcaaagtggggccctaggcaaaacttTAAACTGgggtcccaaatgctaacatattgcacatcacacagaagcattttggttgtacaGTACATTAACAATGCCCTACATGTGGCCCTCAAACATCAGGAATGTACCCCAATTCTGGCCCCCATTaattaatattgccccctatgcagcccccatatattatTGATGTCAACCAATTCTTGCCACCATACAATAATAATGTCCCTCTATGTCACCCAATTTTGTCCCTCATAAAATATGCCCCCATACGTGGCATTCAtagtgtaataatgtcccccaattcTGGCCCCAATAAATTAGTTCACCCTATGTGGCTCATATTGTATTAATGCCCCTTAATTGTATCCCCAATAAATTAAGCCCCTCAATTCTGGCCCCTGtattgtaataatgtccctcaattCTGGCCCTTGTAAGTTATGCCCCTCCTGAATCATTTCACCCGAGTACTTACTCTGCAGCTGCTTGCCTTTGATAGACCTGTGGCTGTAGTGTAAATGTGCAAAGCGTAGCTAGTGAAAAGAAACCATCGGAGCAATAGGCGGAGGAGGGCATGACTTTGGGAAGGGTGGACCTTTAACTCTTGAAGTTTTGTGTATATAGCGGTGTAGATTTTAAGcaagagtgatgttgctttaagaCTGAAGGATATGTTTGCGCCTTCTGTATCACTGTGAGGAGGGTTGGCTTGTATAGGTGAGGTAAATCTGTCTCattctgtgaggagggtgggggctGGTCTCTCTCTGTCAGGGGGGTAGGGGTCTATATAGAGGAGGTAAATTTGTCTTTCTACCTCTTTCTTTCACCTGTTGAAATGGAGAAGACATCACCCAACCTCCCGCCCTGTTATAATCACGGTCCTAAAACTTTTAATTATTACTTGTATAATCAtgaatgctttattgtatttttttgttttgaatttGCTATTGTATATCTATTACAGGGTCCACTTTTTTCATGACTACAAATgacatgcccaccagggccgtggggtactcagaaccgggtcggccctggctgtgccgtaaaatggggaatatgtatatgggatttaatgggacgccacctgtggtgttcggcaatggatggccaatgctgctaaaggagaccgctggggctgatggtgacacagctgggatggttctgctccccacaggtggagctgggccccagggctaccgatcccgtttatgtcaggcttcgtgtaccttgtgGCACAGGTCTCAGGGAGCAAGAAATCACTGAATGACACaaaggctgtagttttcttttcctttacttgatggttgatagtacagaccggggtactgataacagatcgtaatggagagccgggcagcctagaagcaatttttggatacacctgtcCAGGTAGGTACGGAGACCTACTTCTgtgctgtcctccctttttccttgctgcctaacagctcacccccctgctaactgtctctctctgttttttaaaaactcaccgttgcctgcatggcaggcagctcgagcctatcacaggtgccactcctttgtgtcggctccaggctttggtatgctgctgtgccaccgGGTATTAGATcgagccaggagacctgcagtcccctgccctccagatttagctGCCGTGACTTCAGTACCCATGCAACAACGGACTCCAGTATCCGGTTCCTggcgctcagctctggggcgagtttaatcacagctccactctacttctctcctactgacacctggtaagaggacccctccttgcttccaggcatgacattactcccaatgccactgtggcaaccgaagtcctggggtgccacataaagAGTTAACATTGGCacgaaccttctaagcccaagggaagggcaatctttCAGCCACGATTCTCTAGAGGTTTCCTCGACAGAGGTTcttcctctcctgagctctgtaggatgactctttgtcagAGGTTTGCCAAGATTAGTCCCCTTAAGGCTTTTGCAGGGACTTTTAGTTTATAAGTTTACAAAAGTGATttataaaaaagtgtcaaaggtgacttggaatttataacccgtcacagctttgcggtttaggagtcaggtggaagttgccaaCAAGGTAAGTTGGActtattttaactaatagaggaggaAAAAAACCTCATGGGgaacaggctcggctttggtggccagcctcaaggatgttgtaatggtaacgtcaatcaggggcgggcacagtggttaagcacaggagtgaggataatagggtcattggtgccctgaaagtttactggccatGCTTGAATGGCAAGGCAGTGCGTgccacccctttatggctgtctgtcctggtgctatatgtcagacagctgggggtatcacagtacttgtgaatgctttaatcctgtgatttaaataaagctgtggccattttgacaaccaaaataatgtgttgtgTGTATTTATTCTAATGCCTGGGTTTACTGTAGTAATTgttgttttaagatggagtgggggtccgtcccatatccaaaagtcaagaagGTGACTAAATTAGTCACTGAGATTTTTTCACATGttagaaatgtatttttgtacattttgagttgtttggttattattcttactttaacagatgaaaataaacaattaagATTGGAAAATTTTCATTTAGTTGCACTATAATTCTGCGCACTAATAATTGCCTAATAATTATGTACACATAGCTATTCTCCAAAGAAAGACAAAACTTCATGTTTActttcttaaagaggttgtccaggactattttatttgtttttttttttactatgggcttaaaaactaaaaggcaggtagttgctaattacCTGCCTGTTCTTCCTGGCACCAACTCTGAGCAGTCATAGACCTCTCCTGCTGGTGATTCTGCTGCTTCAAGTCAACACAGAGCAACTCTTCCTCTTTCAGACTGCTTTGGTCAATGAGACGTGACAGCCGATGTTATGATGATTGACAGCTGATTCCCCACACTTAAAGAGCAGGGAGATGGCTATCAATCAGCACGACATTGGCtgtcacgccccatcaacagagcagagtgaaaATGAAGCTGCTGCTCTGTCGACGTGATCTGAGCAGAATTGGATTGGCAAACAGCaatgtagttgttcaataataaattaACCATGAAAATATAcgtaaattgcctaataattgtacaCACAGTATACTGGCTCTTGGTTACTCTACACATTCATCTTTGATCAGCAGAGAAAAGCTCAGAAAAAGACTGATAAAAGAGTTACAAACGTCACTGACGGATTCTTAGTTTACAGTTTCTGCAGGCTACAATCGACAGTGCAAATGCAAAAggtgcaaagtttttttttttataaaacccaAATCCTAAAAAGATTTTTATTCACAAATACATGTATTTATGTAGGAAAATAAAATTCATCCCAAAAGTAGACATCCACTTAATGGCACAATAATACTAGAAATAACATTTTTAATATGTGACATAATTTCTTTCATAAATTTAACGTGACGAAAAATGGAAATCTGCAGAGACTTGAAGGTTGTGCCTGAAAGTTTGGAAACTGGCAGTTGATAATGGTGACAAATCTTTGGAACCTAATTGCTGTTCCTTATTTGCAGAAATCATAACAGAAAAGTGAGTAAAAATCAAAGTAATTTAAAACGTATTCATATGTCATCATGGTAATTAAAATATAATATTGAAGTAACAAAATattatgcaaaaataaaaatattcaaacGTTACAGCCCATCTGCAACCAGCGTATATGCAATGCCCACGGGCAAATTAAACAATGCACAATTAATGTTCGTCATTCACTCTGCTGATACAGTTATTCAGATTCAGTTTTCTGTGTTCTCAGCTTGATAAATAGAACCGTTGGCGTCTTTGCTTGGTCTTCACTGTTACCTCCCATACAATGGAATAAACTCAAATATACTTGTCTTAATTTTGGACTTCCAAAAATGAGAACAACTGACTGAGCTGGTGAATAGATATAGATTATCATCAAACAGGTACAAAATCCTGGGCTACTTAGGGGAAATGCTTCTAAAAAGAGAAGTATTTGTGATATATAAAAAGACATGTATAAGAAGAGAAGACAACTTATTGTCCTTGCTGCTCGTAATCGACCTTCTGCACGAGCACTGGGCTCTCCTTTTACTTTCCGGTCAGAATTATGTGCGATAAGTGACTTTATGATCAGACCATTGGCGATGCCTACCAAAATTAATGGAAGAGAACAACTTATGAGATTACTGGGTATCATATATATAACATTTTGGCTAAGAACAGAGATTTCAAAACTCTCATTAGTCGTTTTATTAAAATTTGTGGGATCATGGTAGAAAGTCCAGGCTGCTGGAAGGCCTGTAGCAAATGATATAAAAACTGAGGCCATTATCAGTTGTGGAATTAACTGAGCAGCTGCAAGTTTCAGTCTTAttaaaaatggatgagtggctaTAACAATCTGTAAGTAATAATTGACTGACAGGCAAACTGTGAACCAGAAGCTGCAATAGATTGGTAGAATGAGCAGGACGGTGAATGAAATGTAGACTTCATCTGTATAGTAAACATCGAAAAATAGGAAGCTCGCGTAGTCATTCATTAGCATGAAAAGCTGAAAGAAGATGTTGGACGTGCAAAGAGTCACCACAATAAGATCAGATGAACTGAGATTCTTAGACTTGGCGTTGTCAATAAGAGTGACGACAATAATGAAAGAGTTCGTGAATACTGCCATCACGGTGCTGGCACCCAAAACAATCAAGGAAAAAAGAATGAACGCAGGAAGCATCAGAGATGACTTTCCAAGACTTAATAAAGTCTACTGTCCAGAGGTTACTATGAAGAAATATCTGTAACTGCCACTGATGTACATATATCAAAGTTTTTTTATATCAGCAATTTGAATACAAGATGTATTTTTGCCATCTATTCCTGTTGATGGCAAGAagtacaaacaaatcaattttgaaacaaatcaagccagacatgtaacTCGAAACAAGAAttaccaagctatgacttgcctactttggacagatCATACGAAtaaagcaatcactggagaagaacaGGGTTGAAAGAAAAAAAGGAACAAGCCTGGGATGAAGACCAGCAACCCGTTGGCTTGATACTATAAAGATAGTGGGGGAGAAAACctagtggacctatctaggcttgcaaaaGATCAATCTttctacagatcattcatccattaAGTCGCCATGACTCGAGATCAAGCCCAAGGccgctaaataaataataaaataatattccTGCTTTAAAAGAAAAGATGTAGCAACATGCTAGTTAACCCACACTACAACCACTGATGTTGAGAGTGAAGCTTAAAATTAGTCTACGATTCTCTAGCACAGATTTTCACAATCATATTCGCTAGCCAAAATCTTTATTTTATAGACATAGAATAAAGGATTTTCAGGTCCTCATATTTCTGGTGGTGCTGAGATACATGCAATGCTCATTGGTATTTCTGGTATTTCCAGTCCAATGTTTCTTATACACCAGTATAATAGGACTATGATAGTTGTTCTGTATTATAAGATTCTGTGTTTTTTTCCTGTGCAAAAAAGTGATTGATCTTAACTGGATGTTCATTAGAATGAGAAAATATTTCAAGGGAGTTCTAGCATGATTAAAAAGGTTGTGAATTAATGTCCTGTGAAATATAGAATTGAATTTGTTAAAATATACCCTACAATAGTTAAGGATCAAACATTTCTGTACACAGAAAAAGCAATTGGGGTAATTGGTCAGATTCTGGTAAGCTAAACTAAACTAAGTAtaaatactgtatactatatatatatatatatatatatatatatatatatatatatatatatatatatatatatatatatatatatatatattataaatataaaTCAGGGTATAAAGAGTTACTATCACATATTCAGGATTTAGACTTTATTATATTGAAGAGCTTGATTTGATGAAATAATGACATTGAAATATTTATTCCCAACTCAGCATGGAAAATTGATTTGTAGCTAAGCACTGAGGATCCAATTGCTGGAACTCCCACCAATTctaaggcttaaggtaccttcacactaagcgacgctgcagcgatatcgacaacgatgccgatcgctgcagcgtcgctgtgtggtcgctggagagctgtcacacagacagctctccagcgaccaacgatgccgaggtccccgggtaaccagggtaaacatcgtgttactaagcgcagtgccgcgtttagtaacccgatgtttaccctggttaccattgtaaaagtaaaaaaaacaaacagtacatactcaccttctgctgtctgtcacacatcccttgccgtctgcttcccgcactgactgtgattgccggccgtaaggcacagcacagcggtgacgtcaccgctgtgctctgcttttactttacggccggcaatcacagtcagtgcgggaagcggacagcgagggacgtgtgacagacagcacatgtgtggggaatccccgcgattccgcaaattaatgaacatgctgcattttttccggaatgcgtttccgctcaggaaaaaaatacatcatgtgcatacaaaatgcagaatgcattcttttaatagggtgcttaatgtgagcgttcttTTCgcagttttattgcgtttttatagcgaaaaaacacgtaaaatccgtaacgtgtgcacacagcctaaggctctAAAATGCATTGATGGAATGGATGCATGCTAAAACTCCATTCAGTGTCTATGGAACTGGCTTGATAACCAAGTAAAATGCTTAGCTATCTCTAGCAGTCCAATAGACAATGAGTGGCAATCCATATGGCCCATTCTTAGGATAAGTTGGTATCCAAGTGATGAGATATGAAGAAATCAGCAAGTTCTAACATATTGGGGCTGGTTAGATTTAAAAAGAAGGGTCAGAATTAGAAACAGCCCTGCCTCTTGCTAATTTACCCATTTACAACCCTTGTATAAGAAAGAAACTGaatcagaaaaaaacgcagcattttttctaTTAATGTAGAAACCAAATAAGGGTCCAAACATATGACAAACCTGTAACATTGTATGCCATTTAACATGGCATGATGAAACCTCAGGGTGCCCCTACACAAATTTAGAGGCATTAAGAGGTACTGTATTGACTCAAAGCAGCGTATGAGAGTTGTAGTGTGAATCTACACACAACACATCTTTAAGGCCCTGTTCACATTATGCTTTTGCCCTACATTTAGCATGTACACTGACTAAAACTCTGACATACATGCTTATGTGATTCTGTTTCTGAACGGAGGCCAAAATAATATCTATCTGGCTTATATCTGGCTAGAATAAGTGGGAAAGACCAGCTATGGAGTAGCCTAACTGACTATATTATTCCTTCAAATGGAGTCAGGTAAAAGGAAGTACACTTTATAACATTGAAGATTAATGCTTTCTATCTGGTTCCTCAAATACAAGTTTTCAAGGGGCTCTGTACACTTTGTGTatataaagggactctgtcaggacggaatgactgttcaaaccaagtacaggtgctcggtgcatcatggcggggTCAATCATTTAACTACaggttcccacctgcttggtttccctgtatctccatccttctctggccctatgaagccagagctgtcaatcaaagaagaggggatggtggagattgagggaaaacaGGCGGATGGGAAGGAATCTTTAATTGACTGGCTCTGCCGTAAAACACTGAGCAGTGGGGTTTAGTTTGAACAGTCACTAAgtactgacagaatccctttaatggCACAAGTGAAACAAAATAGCTTCATGTTATTAGGCGGGTAATTAGAATCTGTGATATGCCCTTTTCTCTAATACAATCCAATTATTAGCTGCAGCAGTGTCCAACATGTAAATAAATCTGTCCGGAGTTTCCCCTTAAGTTTAATCAGTATAAACTGAGGAATTGTTGGACAATTTAAGAGTGATGCCCAACATTTTTTTCAGTTTAAATAGGAAGATGAAAACCCCTTGTGTCTCCATATACAATTGTAGGCATGTGATGATACTGTGTTGGCTGATATCAGGTTATGAGATCTGTATTGTAGAGGCACACGGTCTAAAGCTGTAACATTTAAATGTACGTGAAGACTACATAGCAAAAACAATGGAAGTAACAAGAACGTAAAACACCATTATTAGTATATAATTAAAACAAATATGGTACAAATATAATACGAAAAATATTAGGACTACCACCAGTAAGCCTCCCTAAAGGCTACAGTAATTCACAGTAAAAGGATAACAATTCCTAAGTCAAACATCAATGGGAGCCTATACTCAATGACCAAGTGGACCTTCAATGCAGTTGACATAGCTGGCCACCGAGGACCCACTACTCCTAACGCATAGCCATCGAAGTGTGGAAATAGCCAACATAGTGAAGTGTGAGGCTgccttcacacattcagtatttggtcagtattttacctcagtatctgtaagccaaaaccaggagtgggtgataaatgcagaagtggtgcatatgtttctattatacttttcctctatttgtcccactcctggttttggcttacaaatactgaggtaaaatactgaccaaatactgctagtgtgacggcagcctgagtgAATGTAAAAAATCTGAAACCATGCGAAAAGATGTAGAAAAAAATGTGCCAAAAATGTATGAGATGtcatggtgtgtgtgtatataaaaaagtatatatacagttaggtccatatatatttggacagagacaacatttttctagttttggttatagacaataccacaatgaattttaaacaaaacaattcagatgcagttgaagttcagactttcagctttcatttgagggtatccacattaaaatcggatgaagggtttaagagtttcagctccttaacatgtgccaccctgtttttaaaaggaccaaaagtaattggacagattcaataattttaaataaaatgttcatttttagtacttggttgaaaacccttggctggcaatgactgcctgaagtcttgaactcatggacatcaccagacgctgtgtttcctcctttttgatgctctgtcaggccttcactgcggtggttttcagttgctgtttgtttgtgggcctttctgtctgaagtttagtctttaacaagtgaaatgcatgctcaatttggttgagatcaggtgactgacttggccattcaagaatattccacttctttgatttaattaactcctgggttgctttggcttcatgttttgggtcattgtctatctgtaggatgaaacgacgaccaatcagtttggctgcatttggctggatctgagcacacagtgtggctctgaatacctcagaattcattcggctgcttctgtcctgtgtcacatcatcaataaacactagtgacccagtgccactggcagccatgcatgcccaagccatcacactgcctccgccgtgttttacagatgatgtggtatgctttggatcatgagctgtaccacgccttcgccatacatttctctttccatcattctggtagaggttgatcatggtttcatctgtccaaagaatgttcttccagaactgtgctggcttttttagatgttttatagcaaagtccagtctagcctttttattcttgattcttatgagtggcttgcaccgtgcagtgaaccctctgtatttactttcatgcagtcttctctttatggtagatttggatattgatacgccgacctccgggagagtgttggtcacttggttggctgttgtgaaggggtttctcttcaccatggagattattcttctatccttcaccactgttgtcttccgtgggcgcccaggtctttttgcattgatgagttcaccagtgctttctttctttctcaggatgtaccaaactgtagattttgccgccactcctaatattgtagcaatttctcggcttgtttttttctgttttcgcagcttaaggatggcttgtttcacttgcatggagagctcctttgaccgcatgtttacttcaatgCAAAACCTTCGAAATGCAAGcatcacacctcaaatcaactccaggccttttatctgcttaattgagaatgacataacgaagggattgcccacacctgttcatgaaatagccttggagtcaattgtccaattacttttggtccctttaaaaacagggtcgcacatgttaaggagctgaaactcctaaacccttcatccaattttattgtggataccctcaaatgaaagctgaaagtctgaacttcaactgcatctgaattgttttgtttaaaattcattgtggtaatgtctataaccaaaattagaaaaatgttgtctctgtccaaatatatatggacctaactgtatatagtccCAAGATAGAAAAGacaaaaaacaacataaagaatGCCCCAAATAGATATGGAAATGGCATAAAATGTGAACAATAACCAATAAAGATGTGTCTATAAAATGATTAAAGtgtatgaataaatatatatgcatATTGTATATGATGATAAATATAGAAAACCCTCCAAAAATCATTATAGAAGTGAAATCAAAAAAGTATAATATGAAATAACAACAAGTGTAACATGTGCCCCCAGAAGATGAGAAATAATGCATAAAAGAAACCTCTAAGACCAAATGAAttcatatttgagcagccacatactgtacatacaatgcAATTATGTTGCAAAAGTGACCACCAAAGGTAGGTAAAGGAATAAGCCAATCGTGATTTATCAAGGATTGTGTGTATTTGGTTTTAGAAAAGCATTTTAAGAGCAAAAAAGAAGGCAGCGTTCCTTAGCATACAAGGTGTGCATtgtatatttattaatgaccttgtagggggcattcagagtagaatttcaatatttgcagatgacactaaactctgcagggtaatcaatacaggggaggacaattttatattacaagatgatttatgtaaactagaagcttgggctgataaatggcaaatgagctttaatggggataaatgtaaggtcatgcacttgggtagaagtaataagatgtataactatgtgcttaattctaaaactctgggcaaaaccgtcaatgaaaaagacctgggtgtattggtggatgacaaactcatattcagtggccagtgtcaggcagctgctacaaaggcaaataaaataatgggatgcattaaaagaggcatagatgctcatgagaagaacataattttacctctatacaagtcactagttcgaccacacttagaatactgtgcacagttctggtctccggtgtataagaaagacatagctgaactagagcgggtgcagagaagagcgaccaaggttattagaggactgggcggtctgcaataccaagataggttattacacttggggctatttagtttggaaaaacgaagactaaggggtgatcttattttaatgtataaatatatgaggggacagtac
This window harbors:
- the LOC143793974 gene encoding taste receptor type 2 member 40-like; its protein translation is MLPAFILFSLIVLGASTVMAVFTNSFIIVVTLIDNAKSKNLSSSDLIVVTLCTSNIFFQLFMLMNDYASFLFFDVYYTDEVYISFTVLLILPIYCSFWFTVCLSVNYYLQIVIATHPFLIRLKLAAAQLIPQLIMASVFISFATGLPAAWTFYHDPTNFNKTTNESFEISVLSQNVIYMIPSNLISCSLPLILVGIANGLIIKSLIAHNSDRKVKGEPSARAEGRLRAARTISCLLFLYMSFYISQILLFLEAFPLSSPGFCTCLMIIYIYSPAQSVVLIFGSPKLRQVYLSLFHCMGGNSEDQAKTPTVLFIKLRTQKTESE